The segment TGCTGGTGGCCGCGGCCGGGTACGCGGGCTACCTGGTGGTGAGCCGGCTGATCCTGCCGGTGGTGGCGGTGTTCGTCGCGCTGGTGCTCACGGCCGTGCTGCGGCCGCCCGTCGACCTGCTGGCCCGTCGGATGCCGCGCGCGCTGGCGGTGCTGCTGACGGTGCTGGGCGCGCTGGTACTGATCGCCGGGCTGGGGGTGCTGGTCGTGGTGGTGGTCCGGGCGCAGGCGGGGCAGCTCGGCGGGCAGGTGCGCGGCGGGGTCGACCGGCTGGAGCACTGGCTGGAGGGGCCGCCGCTGCACGCCCGGTCCGGGACGCTGACGGATCTCCGGCAGCGGCTGGGCGAACTGCTCAACACCCACCGGCAGGCCGTCCTGTCCACCGCCCTGACCAGCGCCGGGTGGGTGGTGGAGGCGGCGGCCGGGGCGGCGCTCGCGGTCTTCTGCGCCGTCTTCCTGACCCACTCGGGGGAGCGGATGTGGGGCTGGGCGACCGGTCTGCTGCCCGCCCGGAGCACGGTGCTCTGGCGCCGGGCCGGGCACGCCGCGTGGCGGGCCTTCGCCGGGTACACCCGGGGGCTGTTCCTGGTCGCGGGCACCAACGCGGTCCTGGTCGGGGTGGCGCTGGCGGTCCTCGGCGTGCCGCTGGCGGTGCCGCTGGCGGGCCTGGAGTTCCTGGCGGCGCTGATCCCGCTGGTCGGTTCGCCGATCGCGCTGGCCGTCGCCTCGCTGGTCGCCCTCGCCACCCGCGGGCCGGTCACCGCCCTGCTGGTACTGGCCCTGATCGTGCTGATCGGGCAGCTGGAGGGGCACGTCCTGCACCCGCTGGTGATGGGCTGGGCGGTCCGGCTGCACCCCGTCGCGGTCGCCCTGGCGGTGGCCGTCGGCGGCACCCTCGGCGGGATCGTCGGCGCGGCCGTCGCGGTGCCGGTGCTGTCGGTGGGCTGGGCGGTGTTCCGCGAGCTGCACGGGCCGCGCGCGGGAGAGGGCGGAGGCGGGGGAGGGGGCGGGCGTGGGGGAGGAGAGGGACGCGGGGGAGGGAAGGGACGGAGAGCGGGCCGATGATCGGACCGTCATGAAGTGATCATCGGAAGCACCGCGTCACGTGCAACACCCGGAGCAGCACCGCGAGCAGCGCCCGGCAGGGCGGGCCGAGCACCGCCCGGAACTGGTGGTGGCGCATGGTGCGCAGGCGCAGGTCCAGCTCGACGTCCACCCGCAGTTCGGCCTCCAGGGCCGTCAGCAGTTGGCGTTCCCGGGGGGAGAGCGTCGCGCCGTCCACCGTCCTCACCACCAGTCGATACCAGTCGATCGGTCGTCGGTCGCCGGTCGCCGGTCGCCGGCCGTCAGTCGTCAGTCGTCCACGACCGTGGCCGGGCCCGCGACCGTGGCCGCGTGCGCGGCCGGGTCCAGCAGCGTGCACAGGGCACACAGGGCCGTCCAGGACGCCGCGCGGACGCGGTAGCCCAGGCGGTGGCCAAAGCAGATGCAGATCAAGCGGGCGGCGCGGGTGGAGCGGGCGAGGCGTCCGCTCGTCGTACGCGTCCCGTTCACCGTCCGCCGGTCCGCGGCCGGGCCAGCAGACTGTCGTCCAGGCCGTCCAGCAGCCTGCCCACCGAGGGGTGCACCTCCAGG is part of the Kitasatospora cineracea genome and harbors:
- a CDS encoding AI-2E family transporter, producing MTGRRGGWERSAGRAGRLLLVAAAGYAGYLVVSRLILPVVAVFVALVLTAVLRPPVDLLARRMPRALAVLLTVLGALVLIAGLGVLVVVVVRAQAGQLGGQVRGGVDRLEHWLEGPPLHARSGTLTDLRQRLGELLNTHRQAVLSTALTSAGWVVEAAAGAALAVFCAVFLTHSGERMWGWATGLLPARSTVLWRRAGHAAWRAFAGYTRGLFLVAGTNAVLVGVALAVLGVPLAVPLAGLEFLAALIPLVGSPIALAVASLVALATRGPVTALLVLALIVLIGQLEGHVLHPLVMGWAVRLHPVAVALAVAVGGTLGGIVGAAVAVPVLSVGWAVFRELHGPRAGEGGGGGGGGRGGGEGRGGGKGRRAGR